AGAATGTAgcatggtgaatgttgtagtaggtttcTCTGCAACAAATGATGgctcttccttttggaagatagaaacctcAAGCTATCGAGATACTAAATTCCCACTCAAGTGAAATGTATGAAAAAATCAAGATGAATGGTTTTGTGAAATACTCATGTTTCTCTAATCTGATGTTGAACTATGACTCTtccatacaagactcaagaatagtGACAACTAATGTGTGAGATTTGTTTGGATGTGAATCAAGATGTGTCAAGATAGTAGCATGGAGAGGTTgagagagaagagataaaaagatatTCCAAACCAAAAGAAGACAGATCTTTATATGAGAAGATATTAGAGAGAGGACATGTTCTCAATGTTTTCATCATGATTAAGGAGAAATTgaacaaacaaatgataaatgtctAATAGGAATATATCTCACTCATCAATAGGACAAGAATGAATCTCCTGAAGAGAATATGAATTAGTATTCAAGAAGCCAAGACATCTATAAAACTGGTAGGTGGAGGCAACTAAATATCTTCTAATATTGTAGGTGTAGAAAGAGGAGAATTAGGAGGAGATGTATCCATGTCATCAGGTTAACCAAGACCCTTCCAATAAAATTTATTCTTTAGTGTCATCATCATACATAAgttcatcatcattatcaatgcAAAGGagtatatatatagttttatcaTTTGGGAATGGAGGTTCAATGACATCTACATAAATTTCCCATAAAGTTTCCCAGAGAGTGTGAGAGCACTCAATGTGTGATAGATCCCTCCTAGAGACCATGATATGTGGTCTCCAACTCTTAAATCAATTAATCTTGAGACATGATCATTTCTACTTTGGCATGTATATTTCTAACAATATGTACTTGGTTCAGGAATAAGCCCATACAAATATGGTAATAGATGAATCCATCGATAATGCTTTATGATTCTGTCATGCCAAGACTTGTAGTTTCTTTCTTTCAAAGTGATGATAGATGGATGATATTTAATTCCCATTTTAGCCTTGGATTAGATccttttgaaaatttattttagtACATTTATTACAAAATATCTATGCATTACCCCCAAGAAATATAAATAAAAGTGACACTACAATTTACATGGGATGCCATGATTGTACGATATGCACAAAAAATAGATTTTCAAACAGGGATGAAAATTATAAGATGCATATAATTCTTGATGTCCGCCATTTGTTTTCGCTGAGAGTCCAGAAGGCACCAAAATAATAACTAGGAATACCAACAAAGAGGACTTCTGACAACGGTTTTCCTCTCTACAAATGGGAAAATCATCAATCAAGTGGTCACTAGCCAAATAAAATCTTTTTCTTGATTGGAGTGGAGCATGTTTACCGTTTTCAAGGTTTTGCAAAGGAAAATTAACACACTACAGACAAAAAAATCTGTGATCATATAATAAGATAAAATTTGTATAGAGAAGACCTTTTTAACACACCATTTTACTTTAGCCAGATGCTAAATGATTTTTATAAAACTAGAGAGCCATTAACTCTGCACTTTGCACTCAAAATATAAAAGTATTAGACAAAACTAAATGATGGGATACTGAGTACGAATCTTAACAAGTTAGGAAGAATAGTGGAGAAATAAGGTATGCGTGTCATTTAGTAATTTGAATGTCAAGTTTTTGAaagataattaattttttttaattttgaatcattgttataAGAGGTGTTAGTCTTAATTAATGCGAGTGACATATATAATTCTCAAGATATAACCAATTTATGTTAGAAAGTTTCAATAGCATAAGGTAGCTTTTACAAGCCTTCGAGTACATACATTTATGTGAGAACATTATATGGACTCAAGAAGTAGGGCCATAAATTCAAAGATTGAATGAAATTGCACTTGTATGTATAATTGATGGGATAATGGTTGTCTTTCAAGATTATATATAGCAACTTATTTGAAGGCTAGAAAGGACCGCTACAAGAAGTGTTAGTTGGTGTAGAAGAGGCAAACTATTGGGACTTATTATGCCCAAGGATGGAATTAAGATTCTTGCAAAGAGGGTCAAGGTGATTGACCTCGGTTCTAAGCATAAAATAGTGAAAGAAGTGAAATCTTAGTCTAGGTAGATGATATCTTAGAGGAAATTTGTGCTAAACTTTGCAAAGAAAACCAAGCCAATCTCCAACATGCTaaagaaagaaaaaattatcaTGTGAAAATATAAGAACAAATAAGAGGTATTTTTTGGGATTAGGTATGCTATCAAGGAAGCACCATATTATTATTCCTAACTATTATAAGCCTTTCCaactttttcttttcttgtttctacaATAGAGTTGTGTTATTACAAAATAACAAGGATGGGTATGATTAGCCAATTAGATTATTTAGAAGATCCTTGCCAGGGTAGAAACTAAAGTATTCAAGAGTGGAGATGTATGCATATTCCTTGGTCAAGGCTATGAAGAACCATAAGACATGCTTAATTGGTATTTAAGTATGTAAATGTGTTATTGTTATCAAGAAAAGTAGGGGAATATATACTAGATTTGTTCCTTAGGTATTCTCTATATCTTATATTTATACCCTAGACTTAGCAACAAGAGATGAATCAGTTAGAATGCAAAATCAAACAAAGTAGATGGGTTAATTATAACTAGAATTCAATGAACAATCCATAGTATAGCTGTCTTATATTACATTCTCATTATTTCACTGTTGTCTTATGCATCATATAATCATTTTTCTATTACTCtctcttttaatttttatttgtaccatatatgtatgtaagtataattatacatacatacatgcatatatatgtatatatgtatgtatatgaatatatatgtatgtatgtatgtatatattcgtacatacacatacacatacatatacacatacacacatatatatgtgtgtatatatgtatgtatatgtatatatagatatatcatTTCGATCTCCTTATTTAGTCTCCCACAATGTTACATTCTATTGTATGTTACATATTCTCCTATTGGGATCATGCGTCCCTTAAAAACTACACCTCCTTCTTTAAGCAACATTTTAGGCTAAAGCTCTGTAACCATTTTGTGGTGGCTTCCAATTAAATTTATTGTATGTTCCTCTTCCCTAAAATTTTCTCTACCAATAGCTAGACACCTCTTTGTAATAGATATTCTTACTTAAAAAAAAGGTTCTAGGAATGACAATAAAGTTCAAATAGCCAAGCTAGTAAGAAAACAAGGTTTtataaaattaatagaaaatgtgaACCTAGAGGTTATAGAGGTAAGTGAAATTAATGTTAGTCATGGGCATGCTTATTGACCATTAAAAGATAATCTTTAGAaggaaaacattttttaattttttgaatatcAAGTGTCAACTTGGGAAGGATGAATGTTAGTAGAGAATGTTGATTGtagttaaaaaggaaaaaaaatctagTGATCAATGATGAAACTTTTgatagggtttcaatctccaatccaataagattattgaaaagattcaaagatttaaatgtttttaaaatattttttatttatgattGTAAAAACTTATTTTGCTTCataattttaaaaacatttttctataaatataaaaattcttagatttaaattgtaatatttttaaattgtttttttttatgttttaacatATTTTAATAAGAAAGTATTAATTTAAACTATtataaatatacacatacataaTTAAATAGATGAAAAACTTTGATCACTTCCTTCAACTTAATCTACACTTTATTTATCCTTTTATTTGTCTAAGTTAAAAGACCTAAAGAAAAATGATACACTAATAGTCGTACATCACCGATATATTTATTAATGTATTTATACGACGCTATAAGATGTGTTTCTTTTtagattaaaaaattaatttcaatCACTCGAAATTAACACTAACAATACAATAAAAATGTGGCCCGTGACCTAAATAAATGCTATCATGATTATTATCTATGCACAAATAAAGAGTCGTGTCCCCTAGACAAAGTAAACCATACATGTATTTAGGGCAAGATAGGTGAATAGGGGAGATATATTTAGGGCAAGATTCTCCATTATACACCTCCCAACAGACATACTCTCTACAAAAACAGTAATGGATACTAAGTGTATGGACGTTATCAACAATGAAGATGAAGGGTTAGAAATATCTGAATTACTGCCGAATACAATGGAGGAGAATGGAAGGGATACTGTAGGCAATGAAAGGAGCGATGAAGAATCAGCTTGGTCTGAATTCCCTGAGCATATAGTGGAGGAGATATTTTCGAACCTACTGTTCGAATTCACTCTTCCATTTCGTATTGTTTGTAAGCAATGGAATAAGCTCTTATCCTCTAACAGATTTCTATCTTCATTGGCAGAGAGCGATCCATGGATTCTTCTATGCAGCTCAACGCATTGCATGGCATACTGTTTTCTCTCGCAGTCTTGGAAGACTCTTTCCCTTAGTTTCTTGCCAAGCCGAACAACAAAAAGTCTCTCACTAGGCAATTCAAGATTTTCTAGTTCAGGTGCAGGCCTACTGCTAATCGAATTCGGATGGCCTCGGAAATATATGATCTGTAATCCAATTACAAGGACCTACAGATATATTCCCCCCGTCATATCACAGAGTGCAACTTTATCGGCAATAATGGACAACGGGGAGTCCTACAAAATTGTGGGCGTGACACATGAAAGAAACCCCGGTTCCCTACAAATTTACCATTGTTCTAAAGCGTCATGCCAGATTGAACTTGAGTTGCTACTCGAGCCAAGAGATTTTCCTGTTTCTCATATTTGTTGTGCCAAGGGTCTTCTCATGTGCGTCTTAAACCATGGGGAATTTGTGGTTTGGAACATGGAAGATAAGCAAGTGCAACGATTTTCCTTTCCGTACCCGAATCTATATATTCCAGGGGGTAGGATAAACACATGGACCGAACGACTGGTAGTATGTGTGTCGTCGATCCTGTTTGTAAGAACATATTATTCCGACTCCGTTTGTACCTCTTTCGTGATTATATGGGAATTGTTCAAGGAGGAAGAGAGCTCTATATGGAGTTGGAAAGAGATGACAAGAATGCCTCCTGATTTGTGTCGTAAATTTTTTAATGCGCGTTCAATTAAAATGGGAAAGTTTTCAGAGTATGAGACTTTCATTGTTGGAAATTTTCTCTGTTTCAGAAGTGGGTATAGAAATACGAAGCTATTTGTCTACAGCTTACAGGGGAAGGGCTGGAGTCGGATCAGAGTTCCTGGTTCTGTCAGATTTAGAACGTATAACACAAATTTTGAGTTTCAACCTAAGCCAGGCATGAAGATATAGGTTTCCCTTATATGTTTTGTAGTAACTTGATCTGATCTGTTTAGAACATATAGTAACTTGATCTGATCTGTTTAAAACATATAGTAACTTGATTTGATCTGTTTAGAACATACATTACATGGCAGGATGAATATTTTTGTAAAAAATCTGAAAgagaaatcatttgaaactttcttttcttttatttgtataaattcaataaattaagaatttttattatctatttttatatcagattttttatatatattttattttgttggaatCGGAATCTGTAAAAtagattatattaaattttaattaatacaaTTCTAATATCAATATCAgcaattccaatgttttcaatcaatatatacttatctcaaaaccattTGATATATTAAATTCTGACAGATTCTATATACCTACATCAAAGAAAAGATAAAACCTTATGATTATTgtttctcataatcatttattaggtttgACATTACTCTTATTTAAACCTCTAATTTATTGCATAATATTGAGTATAAATTATGTGATGAGCATTTGGGTGTTTAAATTTTAGTTTTATCATTTAAAGATTTAAAAaggaattagttgttaatagattcaAATCAACTTAGAAATTGAAAAGGTTACAATTATCTCGTATGAACACCTAGTTAGATACCATGGCCATGGTTTTTCGAACTTACACACATGATGCAAATACAAGGAATAAATATATAACTATCAAGTAATTGTGAAGAAGATTAAATCACTAGATTTGTTTGATAGAAAAATGCAAACACAATGATTCTTTGATGAAGATCATATTTTAGAGAAGTTAGAACTATCAAAGGAAGAAAAGCCATATGGAGGATGACTGTGCTTAGAATTTATTTTAGGATTAAATTGACATTCAAATGATTCCATTTATTTATGGTAAGATTGTAAAGCTTGTAGAGTTGCTTTATTATTTAATAGTGACTTTTTAGTGGCTAATTTACACTAGTTGGCTAAAAATTGAAACATGGGAATctaaatttggctaatagtttaaGATTTAAGGTAACCTAAATTCACACattgagaaaaataatatttaaatattatttaaattatcaaataaattgTCTTTATTAAAATATTTAGCTCAAAGACTTGTCATGATATTCAATATATGATTAGATTAGGTTCAGTTAAATTTTATAACTTATTTTAGAAATCTGATTAATTTTCCAATTATATCTCATAATTATTAGATACTTTATGTCTATATCATGAATCTTTAGTTGTCCCCATATGCTTATGGGGTGTGAAATTTATTGTGGGTTTTTTATCTCAGTGAATATCTATAGTCATGAAGAATTTTTTGGTCCCATTAGAATTTAAAAATAAAGTTACAGTTATCTAATATAATATAATGAGAGTTGTTtgattataatttaaaataatggtGTCAACTAAATATTATAGTGTCTACCTCTTAACCCATCAATGATATGCATTATTTTATTATCATCTAAGATTCATGAATATTTTCTACAAACAAattgtgattttaaaaaaaaaaataccaataaaaataatattttttccaaaaaaaaatggagagattcaccattaaaaaataatatttattacaaAAAAAGGAAAGGTTCATTAAGATTTTATATGGTAATTTGAGGTGGAATTTATTAGATTTATCCTCATCGGTGATTATTTAAAACCCTCGCAAGAGATTGTTGAATTGTTCTTGTATAGTTGAATATTTAGAATTGGTAAGCAATGACTCAGTAATTTGTAGTAGTATGTATTTATTTTACAATATAAACTAGTATATTTATTTTTGTCCTTGTAAATCAGCTAATTTCATTTTAGTTATGttagttataattataattatagttaTGAATAATTTCTTTGATAGGTTAATATGACATTGAGGGGCCACACATGTATAAGATgtatatttatagaaaaaaagtattACATAGTAAGCTCCTAGCTAGGTAGAAAGACAAAAAATTCCATCTTAGATGAAAGTTGATGCTACAAAACTAACTCAAATAAGTATGCTACTAGAGTTTTTGATTAGtgtaattttttttcaaagaaacAATCACTAAAGACAATCTAGATGCCAAGCCATAGTGggctagaagcaatacaaacaaaaaCATGGTCTAACAACTAAGAAATTATACTATTTTGTTCAACATTTGAACTGTCTTAAAAATTTTATCAATAAAATTCTTATTGACCTTAGCAAGCTCCCCCATATCAAGAAATTATACGATTATAATTTCGTTCAACATTTGaactatattaaaaaaattattaataaaattctTATTGATATCAACAAGATCCTCCATATCATTGGCTTTGACTTTCTTACCttcagagataactttaagaaaaCCCCCCTCAAAAACAaatataaaatcttggtgaatttttatttattttgcataaaaagaaatcgttaatgagtttaaagggtagaaactactttatttagttactatcattaatttaaattaatctaataccCCTCTTGTgacattacaacttgtaggtacaattttcCTCATTGAATGCAAtcatggtcattagattatattccaaatcaatggtggcaactaaatattATTGATAAAACCCTTAactaactaataattatgatgtattattggcaagttaatttaattttttataataaactaCAAAATTTTGGCGAATTTGATCCAATCATATATCGAATATTTTGGCAAATCTTTGAGTTtagaaatttaataaaataaatcttctCGTAATttaaataagaataaaataaaatttaataaaaatgtggtgatttagatcaccttaaaacttgaactattaaacaaattttgatttttcagattttaaaaattagccaattgatgaatattagccactaaaaaaatcactactTACATTCATTCCTACTGAAAGTAGGAGTTGAAGGTCTCTAATTAATTTGGGTCTCACCTATCGAGATGGACTCTTTCTTCTTGTATTTGTCCCAAACTGATATGGAGGGGGAAGCATGAATGGCTGAAAGGGAGACTTTGAGAAAGAGATTTTTCATTTAATCTTGGGAGTCATAGCTAAATTGTTCATTACTTTAAAAACTCTCAATTTCTTATTGAATTTAtcatttataataaattataagatTATTACTGTAAGTTTCTTCAAACTAATTGTTGCTAATTATTTTTCAGGTATATCTATTATTTTGGTAGGAGATTTGGGCCAATTGCCTCCAGTCAATGATAGACTAGCATATGATAGCAACAAACGAGCAAAGTTACTATGGGAGGAATTCAAAAATATAGTAACTTTAGATAAGATATTTAGACAAAATGAGGAAAATGTCAAAAAATAGAGATTTCATCAACTGCTGACAAATCTACGTGATGCAAACCCACAAATAGAAgattggaagttgttgatgaaaaggaTCCCTGGCAACATGGATGTTCTCTACAAATGACATCATTCATAACCATAATAAGAAAATGTTACATCCGTTGAAGCAACCTGTTGCACGTAGTGTTGCCACAAAAGTAGGGAGTGTTAATAGAGAAGAAGATTGTTCAAGTGATGAAATTGAACTAGAATTATTACTCACTAAGAATTAAAGGGTCATGCTCACTTCAAATATTTGGATTCAAGCTAGTCTTGTAAATGAAGCACTAGGATATATTCGAAAGATTGTCTACAAATCAAGAAGTGCTCCACCTAAACCACCCACTTATGTAATGGTTGAGTTTGATAACTATTCTGGATTACCTTTTGAAGATCATCATTTGAGTACAATTCCAATAACACCTATTCAGAAAAGAAGAATGCTTCAACTACCATTGAGATTGGCATGGGCATTAACCATACATAAATCTCAAGGATTAACTCTTCCAAATGAAATAATTGATATAGGACCTAGACAAAGAATAGGGTTGACATTTctgacaattttaattttaaaatctctAGAGAGTCTAAGAATAATGCCCCCGTTCACATATGACCGTTACGAGAAAATGAAAAATGGTAGACATCTTGCTAAGCACAGAGCTCAAGAATACAAGCTCAAAGTTTTAGAAGAAAATTTATGTAACCCTTTCAAATTTATATCAATTTCTAAACATACCTATGTATCCTTGTATCATTTTTTAGTTTCTTTGAACAAAATTGAATGCCTAGATAAGTGTTGTTATGCTTCATTTTGAGTTACTCTATTAACTTGCACTTTTCAAAAATGTTTACTATCATTTATATTTGatgtagaaaataaaaaaaatttcatgatTAATTGTAATGTGAAAACTAATTAAATTTCTATAACTAAAAATTATAGGTCTAAAAATATGTTGAAATGCTCCCTTTTAAGTTAATTTAATATACTTAAATTTACTAATATATTACTAAATATATAATTCTATTAATCATTGATTATATATAAttaacatattttatttttattttattttaatatcgaCAATATATGTAATCCTAATATAATAATTTTAGTTGTATTATTGTATATATATAGGCttcaatatattaataatatttataacattaaaattatttattccttttttatcttatatttaatttaattatatactagataaaaaatatatattgatatatttatCAAAGATATATTTTAATATTACTAAATTGCATGAGGAAAGATTTAGatacaaattttaaataatttagaaaaaaaaattaaaacatactaattattatttgtaatgccCCACtaagaaaccctgaagggataagctaaaacacaagaatagagtgtaaataatttatttttttaaaagtaaacacaacacaatgatacaatgagatatcaaagtttagattacacaacgaaagacatcaactaacacctaaagagtttcccaacatgattacttaatttagCATTTAGCTTAACTCACACTAactaatccaataagctgattatcttaataacgagataattcttaaacaatgaTAATCtctttcagaagataaaaatatagacaacatgataaggttcatccattgacaTAAAAGTATAGgtaacatgataaggttcatccaataAGATTTAACCATACCTTTtattcaaactttcattaaaacctaagtcatgcatctaatattATAGtatactttaatttcattataaactaatgagtactttccatgcatactttaattgtattatcaataactgaatacattttattattcaaaactacattctttcatgatccaaattactgcatttaaaagatgcCTAgacacatgcatttaagattaatttcatctaatccactttatacattctaacataatgccatccatacatgctaaaaataaaaagggaaacataagaacataagcatcacataacaccaaattgatattggagttcacccctagtgggctacatctctgggtctactcaactgcaagacccctctgataattaaataaattaagaatacataaggttcacatcatttgaAAACCTTCcatcaaggcaaacataaccaataataTATATGACCACATTGgttaaataaatacataaatgatccctaaataggaaatgatccaactgaacataaacaatatccttatcaaacgatgacatggaaagttcacttgagtatgatcgtctattagatcttgtacagccaggacatgtttttacaATTgtcgcaccacaagggaatgaagagagatcagaatattggttggcatgatgtgtatagggaaaacaaaagctaacacaactagtgacaaatgatgacaggtacacatatcctacaggttcagttgttgttttgggaacttggttgcgaacatacatgattagaaagaatggcatacccacatttgaagactatgagagacacaaaaccattataatgtattcacaccttattatagctacaaatgtcaagttgttgaagcatcaagaaaaatcaaagaccaaagagctatggacagtgactattgttgaacatgaagcaatactagatactcttaagcaaagagatgacccttcaggcacacttgagtagtaggtctttaacggtgccttattttttttatcatgcatttcatttcaaacaatgatcataaaaccttaatgctcaagtttgttacgtgtatattaaggatgtgttaaAAATGCAgatctattgatgaacatttttttttggcaacacagtttttgcatgcacatagcgggtacactcgatataatcgaaagggacgtatttttgcaacatgacttattatcatgcatttgatgagatttacaattttttttattagagaacactatttgataatttttgatgatataattatcacaaaacctttatgctcatgtagatcttttttgatgatatacaatagtagcacattatgatttttgcatcaacatagtgggttctgttgatataattcgaggggacgtatttttgtggtatataatcccaccttttcatttattatcatgcatttcaattgaagtgattatcatgaagcctttatgttcatccatcaattttatgtgtagactaacaattcttaaaaatacaagttcACGCTAGATCATTCACCATTGACAAGACCCTATCTTAGtaatggtacatattcctttgtgcattaatgagataaaattttg
The nucleotide sequence above comes from Cryptomeria japonica chromosome 11, Sugi_1.0, whole genome shotgun sequence. Encoded proteins:
- the LOC131034501 gene encoding F-box/kelch-repeat protein At5g15710-like, giving the protein MDTKCMDVINNEDEGLEISELLPNTMEENGRDTVGNERSDEESAWSEFPEHIVEEIFSNLLFEFTLPFRIVCKQWNKLLSSNRFLSSLAESDPWILLCSSTHCMAYCFLSQSWKTLSLSFLPSRTTKSLSLGNSRFSSSGAGLLLIEFGWPRKYMICNPITRTYRYIPPVISQSATLSAIMDNGESYKIVGVTHERNPGSLQIYHCSKASCQIELELLLEPRDFPVSHICCAKGLLMCVLNHGEFVVWNMEDKQVQRFSFPYPNLYIPGGRINTWTERLVVCVSSILFVRTYYSDSVCTSFVIIWELFKEEESSIWSWKEMTRMPPDLCRKFFNARSIKMGKFSEYETFIVGNFLCFRSGYRNTKLFVYSLQGKGWSRIRVPGSVRFRTYNTNFEFQPKPGMKI